In a genomic window of Stakelama saccharophila:
- a CDS encoding glycosyl hydrolase has product MPSKSTTVRRLAASVALCALYFAPPALHAQDAGDAAQSSPDVQDFRQPPHATRPDTLYFWMNGNVTREGIDADLEAMRDAGLGGLLVFDGSNDIPKGPVDYLSPHWLDLMTHMMRKADSLGLRMGMQNAPGWSSSGGPWISPAQSMQQLVWTETTVDGGKRVRAQLPRPYAKRDYYEDSAIIAFPASKGDESFYRDQVAQMRIGDTPLAKNMLTDRDLHSSVEAGPDAPLVITMKRPFGAQAVTLYAEKEAPAFSATVEASDDGRNWRAVARVSVGVERGIESPGTANFDESTARYFRITPSAPVRLAEALLYATPRIPDWDVKAEQDFDAGTGDEHHPDDVMARYAIDPTTVIDISDKVDASGRLDWRAPAGRWTILRMGHTTTGKINVAASDSGRGLEVDKLDAEAVNYQFDQSVAKVVKAAGPLAGTAFDTLEIDSYEAGLQNWTKKLPADFAARNDYAITRWLPALTGRIVGDVEQSDRFLFDFRRTLAELMADNYYGEMEKRANAAGLKFMVEAYGPGPFDELQVAGRVQVPMTEFWTRTPWTDNRTVKMVSSAAHVYGKNLITAEAFTGEAQTSRWSDYPYALKALGDLMYAKGFNQIYFHRFAHQPNPNVVPGMTMGPWGMNMDRTNTWFSKARPWLDTLARSQYMLRQGRYVADVLYFVGENSPNQAEYVRPEVSPDTSPLLATYLEPEMPRGYKYDLVNAEVLLKRARIENGRIVLPDGASYRMLVLPDKLESMTPTLAKRLRDMVEKGMVLLGPRPAHQPTLRGGEAADAQFERATAALWGEAAKGPMRKVGKGRVYADGEIGAVLSDIGAGPDAICNTASPDGKVVWLHRELADGDSYFVANRQRRNETVTCDFRVAGKAPELWDPETGTTSSPAVYDMEGGRTRVSFTLSPVGSTFVTFRKPAEKRIEWAAHDGERFIDAKAAAPARAASPSDTFTLSVWAKPDIDLRLMPQEGTEGHINETGKNYLIPARSGRDIHGEGTAVAGLAVGRNGAFVIERVSPDTVPAVLVSHQPISGWTHFAVVYDHGTPTLYINGKKAKTGLKSGRTVFAGGSDAPSWSGFTYFFEGNNGPIRTEDRALSAGEIARLAAKGPPPPPVSAAPADLTIDADGAVHARVWQAGDYRLSDGSRFSADVPAPKVVSGPWRVTFERDRGAPDAVTLNKLESLSHNADPAIRHFSGTATYSRDIDVPAAALQRGRRVYLDLGRVEVLADVTVNGKDLGQVWKEPYRVDITDAVHAGANAVSVAVTTLWPNRMIGDARKPDPDAGNYVDGEWPVGETFNADGKKTGDVMAQKITELPDWYREGEPKPDNGRVTFTPWKFFSADDPLLDSGLLGPVRLVFAQERTIR; this is encoded by the coding sequence ATGCCGAGCAAGAGCACGACCGTCCGCCGCTTGGCGGCCAGCGTAGCATTATGTGCGCTGTACTTCGCACCGCCCGCGCTCCACGCGCAGGATGCCGGGGACGCGGCGCAATCCTCTCCCGACGTGCAGGACTTCCGGCAACCGCCGCACGCCACCCGCCCCGACACGCTGTATTTCTGGATGAACGGCAATGTCACCCGCGAGGGGATCGACGCCGACCTGGAGGCGATGCGCGATGCCGGGCTGGGCGGCCTGCTCGTCTTCGACGGCAGCAACGACATCCCGAAGGGACCGGTCGATTATCTGTCGCCGCACTGGCTGGACCTGATGACCCACATGATGCGCAAGGCCGATTCGCTTGGCCTGCGCATGGGCATGCAGAACGCACCCGGCTGGTCGTCGAGCGGCGGTCCGTGGATCAGCCCCGCCCAGTCGATGCAGCAGCTTGTATGGACGGAAACCACCGTCGACGGCGGCAAGCGCGTTCGCGCCCAACTCCCCCGCCCCTATGCCAAGCGGGACTATTACGAGGATTCGGCGATCATAGCCTTCCCCGCCTCGAAGGGGGACGAAAGCTTCTACCGCGATCAGGTGGCGCAGATGCGCATAGGGGACACGCCGCTCGCCAAGAACATGCTGACCGATCGCGACCTGCACAGCAGCGTCGAGGCCGGACCGGACGCGCCGCTCGTCATCACCATGAAGCGCCCGTTCGGCGCGCAGGCCGTCACGCTCTATGCCGAAAAGGAGGCACCCGCCTTTTCCGCCACGGTCGAGGCATCCGACGACGGCAGGAACTGGCGCGCGGTGGCCCGGGTGTCGGTCGGCGTGGAGCGCGGCATTGAAAGCCCCGGCACGGCCAATTTCGACGAAAGCACCGCTCGATATTTCCGCATCACGCCGAGCGCGCCGGTAAGGCTGGCCGAGGCGCTGCTCTACGCCACGCCGCGCATCCCCGACTGGGATGTGAAGGCCGAACAGGATTTCGACGCCGGCACGGGCGATGAACACCACCCGGACGATGTGATGGCCCGCTATGCCATCGATCCCACGACGGTGATCGACATCAGCGACAAGGTCGACGCCTCCGGCCGACTCGACTGGCGAGCGCCCGCGGGTCGCTGGACGATCCTTCGCATGGGCCACACCACCACCGGCAAGATCAACGTCGCGGCATCGGATTCGGGCCGCGGACTGGAAGTCGACAAGCTCGACGCCGAAGCCGTGAACTACCAGTTCGACCAGAGCGTGGCGAAGGTGGTGAAGGCCGCCGGCCCGCTCGCGGGCACTGCGTTCGACACGCTGGAAATCGACAGTTACGAGGCCGGGCTGCAGAATTGGACGAAGAAGCTGCCCGCCGACTTCGCCGCGCGTAACGATTATGCGATAACCAGATGGCTGCCCGCGCTGACCGGGCGAATCGTCGGCGATGTCGAGCAATCCGACCGATTCCTGTTCGATTTCCGCCGCACGCTCGCCGAGTTGATGGCGGACAATTATTATGGCGAGATGGAAAAGCGCGCCAATGCGGCGGGGCTGAAATTCATGGTCGAAGCCTATGGCCCCGGCCCGTTCGACGAGCTTCAGGTCGCGGGCCGGGTGCAGGTCCCGATGACCGAATTCTGGACGCGCACCCCCTGGACCGACAACCGCACGGTAAAGATGGTCTCCTCCGCCGCCCATGTGTACGGCAAGAACCTGATCACCGCCGAAGCCTTTACCGGTGAAGCACAAACCAGCCGCTGGTCGGACTATCCCTATGCGCTCAAGGCGCTGGGTGACCTGATGTATGCCAAGGGCTTCAACCAGATCTATTTCCACCGTTTCGCGCATCAGCCCAATCCCAATGTCGTGCCGGGCATGACGATGGGGCCGTGGGGCATGAATATGGATCGCACCAACACCTGGTTTTCAAAGGCCCGGCCCTGGCTCGATACGCTCGCGCGCAGCCAGTACATGCTGCGCCAGGGCCGCTATGTGGCGGACGTGCTGTATTTCGTCGGGGAGAACAGCCCGAACCAGGCGGAATATGTCCGGCCCGAGGTGTCGCCCGACACCAGTCCGCTGCTCGCCACCTATCTCGAACCCGAAATGCCGCGCGGCTACAAATACGACCTCGTCAACGCCGAGGTGCTGTTGAAGCGCGCGCGGATCGAAAACGGCCGCATCGTGCTGCCCGACGGGGCTTCGTACCGAATGCTGGTCCTGCCGGACAAGCTCGAATCGATGACACCGACGCTGGCGAAGCGGCTGCGGGACATGGTAGAAAAGGGCATGGTGCTGCTCGGCCCCAGGCCGGCGCACCAGCCGACGTTGCGCGGCGGCGAGGCTGCCGATGCGCAGTTCGAACGGGCGACCGCCGCGCTCTGGGGCGAGGCGGCCAAGGGCCCCATGCGAAAGGTCGGCAAGGGCCGGGTCTATGCCGACGGCGAGATCGGCGCGGTCCTGTCGGATATCGGCGCCGGCCCCGATGCCATCTGCAACACCGCCTCTCCCGATGGAAAGGTCGTCTGGCTGCACCGCGAACTCGCCGACGGCGACAGCTATTTCGTCGCCAATCGCCAGCGGCGCAATGAAACGGTGACCTGCGACTTTCGCGTTGCGGGCAAGGCGCCCGAATTGTGGGACCCGGAAACCGGCACGACCAGCTCGCCCGCGGTGTATGACATGGAGGGCGGGCGCACGCGCGTTTCCTTCACCCTGTCTCCGGTCGGCTCGACCTTCGTCACCTTCCGCAAGCCGGCGGAAAAGCGGATCGAATGGGCGGCGCATGACGGCGAACGCTTCATTGATGCGAAGGCGGCGGCCCCGGCCAGGGCGGCCTCGCCGTCCGACACCTTCACCCTGTCGGTGTGGGCGAAGCCCGATATTGACCTGCGCCTGATGCCGCAGGAAGGCACCGAGGGACATATCAACGAGACCGGCAAGAACTATCTGATCCCCGCCCGGTCGGGCCGCGACATACATGGCGAGGGCACGGCCGTTGCCGGGCTGGCCGTCGGGCGCAACGGCGCCTTCGTGATCGAGCGGGTCTCGCCCGATACCGTCCCCGCCGTGCTGGTGTCGCACCAGCCGATCAGCGGATGGACGCATTTCGCGGTCGTGTACGACCACGGCACGCCAACGCTGTACATCAACGGCAAGAAGGCGAAGACGGGGCTGAAGAGCGGACGCACGGTCTTTGCCGGCGGCAGTGACGCGCCGTCATGGTCCGGCTTCACCTATTTTTTCGAAGGCAACAACGGTCCGATCCGTACCGAGGATCGGGCGCTGAGCGCCGGAGAAATCGCAAGGCTCGCGGCCAAGGGGCCGCCACCGCCGCCGGTCAGCGCGGCGCCGGCCGACCTGACCATCGACGCCGACGGCGCGGTGCACGCACGCGTCTGGCAGGCGGGCGATTACCGGCTGAGCGACGGATCCCGCTTCTCGGCCGACGTGCCCGCACCGAAGGTCGTTTCCGGTCCATGGCGGGTGACGTTCGAACGGGATCGCGGCGCGCCCGACGCCGTCACGCTGAACAAGCTGGAATCGCTCAGCCACAATGCCGATCCGGCGATCCGCCATTTCAGCGGCACCGCCACCTATAGCCGCGATATCGACGTTCCCGCCGCGGCGTTGCAACGCGGGCGGCGTGTCTATCTGGACCTTGGCCGGGTCGAGGTGCTGGCCGATGTAACGGTGAACGGCAAGGATCTGGGCCAGGTCTGGAAGGAGCCCTACCGCGTCGACATCACCGATGCCGTTCATGCCGGCGCCAATGCCGTGTCGGTCGCGGTGACGACGCTTTGGCCCAATCGCATGATCGGCGACGCGCGGAAGCCGGATCCCGATGCCGGAAACTATGTCGATGGCGAATGGCCGGTGGGCGAGACGTTCAACGCCGACGGCAAGAAGACGGGCGATGTGATGGCGCAAAAGATCACCGAGCTTCCCGACTGGTATCGGGAGGGCGAACCGAAGCCCGACAATGGCCGCGTGACCTTCACTCCGTGGAAATTCTTCTCCGCCGACGACCCGCTGCTCGATTCAGGACTGCTCGGGCCGGTCCGGCTGGTCTTCGCGCAGGAAAGGACAATCCGCTGA